In a genomic window of Rhopalosiphum maidis isolate BTI-1 chromosome 4, ASM367621v3, whole genome shotgun sequence:
- the LOC113561095 gene encoding uncharacterized protein LOC113561095, producing the protein MSDTQYNTQIFNRNSVDDVDDSDLINSYDKQYEKVKKKAKAKLPPIDSMSELSLNDKESCESSVKTKPKKKTNANKNYQTESTNKYEGAEVLFPPPPPPPDSIKNLPKTEREALTSMLMSYYMSGFHTGYYLGMKQNNSEN; encoded by the exons ATGTCTGATACCCAATATAATACTCAAATATTTAACAGAAATTCC GTTGACGATGTTGATGATTCAGATCTCATCAATAGTTATGACAAACAATatgaaaaagtgaaaaaaaaggCCAAAGCGAAACTACCTCCTATTGATTCAATGTCTGAGCTAAGTTTAAACGACAAA gaAAGCTGTGAATCTAGTGTAAAAACCAAACCCAAGAAAAAA ACTAATGctaacaaaaattatcaaactgaatcaacaaataaatatgag ggTGCAGAAGTCCTTTTTCCaccgccaccaccaccaccggatagtataaaaaatttacctaAAACTGAAAGGGAAGCTCTCACATCAATGcttatgtcatattatatgagtGGATTTCATACTg